From one Candidatus Binatia bacterium genomic stretch:
- a CDS encoding phosphotransferase family protein, which translates to MVDVDVSFQGPSDPERVKQALARWLNERWRAATTIQIHDFATPQSSGYSNETVMFRASWREGGQPRDKRYVLRMEPQRLPVFPLQTSVQRPSVEVQYRAMKAVADHSTVPLAPLVGYEASPTWVGAPFFVMGFVEGRVPVDVPLYTLAGFIVEEATPAQRRRVIESGLDVLAQIHRIDWTRADVDWLVPQGRSPGLRWQLDLHRDYVHAQLRGRAHPILEPALAWLEAHFPGEGGLGISWGDARIGNMIFADFECAAVTDWEAVALGPAEMDLGWWLMFDRYAHESAGATRLDGMPTREEQKAYYESRAGRRLGDTRYFEILAATRFTAVMIPNGDRFTADGRVPAEMNLAIHNPGTQVLADLLEIPYRWTDPPR; encoded by the coding sequence ATGGTCGATGTCGATGTGAGCTTTCAGGGTCCAAGTGATCCCGAGCGTGTGAAGCAAGCCCTCGCCCGGTGGCTCAACGAGCGCTGGCGGGCAGCGACCACCATTCAAATCCACGACTTCGCAACGCCTCAGTCCAGCGGATATTCAAATGAGACCGTGATGTTCCGTGCCTCGTGGCGCGAGGGGGGACAGCCTCGCGACAAACGCTACGTGCTGCGAATGGAGCCGCAGCGGCTGCCGGTCTTTCCGCTGCAGACATCCGTGCAACGCCCATCGGTGGAGGTGCAGTATCGCGCCATGAAGGCGGTCGCCGACCACAGCACCGTCCCGCTCGCCCCGTTGGTCGGCTACGAGGCGAGTCCGACCTGGGTCGGTGCGCCGTTCTTCGTGATGGGGTTTGTCGAAGGCCGCGTACCCGTCGACGTGCCGCTGTACACGCTGGCGGGATTCATCGTCGAGGAGGCGACGCCGGCGCAGCGGCGCCGTGTCATCGAGAGCGGGCTCGACGTACTGGCGCAGATCCACCGCATTGACTGGACGCGGGCCGATGTCGACTGGCTTGTGCCACAGGGACGATCGCCCGGTCTGCGCTGGCAACTCGATCTCCATCGCGATTACGTGCACGCGCAGCTGCGCGGCCGCGCACATCCGATCCTGGAGCCGGCGCTGGCGTGGCTCGAAGCGCATTTTCCGGGCGAAGGCGGGCTCGGGATCAGCTGGGGCGATGCGCGCATCGGCAACATGATCTTCGCCGACTTCGAGTGCGCGGCGGTGACTGACTGGGAAGCGGTCGCCCTAGGCCCTGCCGAGATGGACCTGGGCTGGTGGCTGATGTTCGACCGCTACGCGCACGAGTCCGCCGGCGCCACGCGCCTGGACGGCATGCCGACACGCGAGGAACAGAAGGCCTACTACGAGTCACGCGCGGGGCGTCGCCTCGGCGACACGCGCTACTTCGAGATCCTGGCAGCGACGCGGTTCACGGCCGTGATGATCCCGAACGGCGACCGCTTCACCGCCGACGGCCGCGTGCCCGCGGAGATGAACCTGGCGATCCACAACCCGGGGACGCAAGTGCTCGCCGACCTGCTCGAAATCCCCTACCGTTGGACCGACCCGCCGCGGTAA